Proteins encoded together in one Venturia canescens isolate UGA chromosome 10, ASM1945775v1, whole genome shotgun sequence window:
- the Bka gene encoding rRNA-processing protein FCF1 homolog, which yields MGKNKKTRKVVMQRFAQMKKMISPSDSRIKEEKRAPPKKKKPEDPTELKVKEVPQLSSALFFQYNTQLGPPYHILIDTNFINFSIKNKLDIIQNMMECLYAKCIPYITDCVMGEMEKLGQKYKIALKIIKDPRFERIHCMHKGTYADDCLVNRVTQHKCYIVATNDKDLKRRIRKIPGVPIMYVSQHRYTIERMPDAYGAPKT from the exons ATG GGCAAAAATAAGAAAACCAGGAAAGTCGTGATGCAGAGATTCGCACAGATGAAGAAAATGATAAGTCCCAGCGATTCGAGAAT aaaagaagaaaaacgagcaccacccaagaaaaaaaagcctgAAGATCCCACTGAGTTAAAAGTCAAAGAAGTTCCCCAACTCTCGTCCGCTCTGTTCTTTCAGTACAACACTCAACTAGGCCCTCCTTATCACATTCTTATCGATacgaatttcattaatttttcgataaaaaacaaattggaTATTATACAAAACATGATGGAGTGCTTGTATGCCAAATGTATTCCTTACATCACTGACTGCGTCATGGGAGAAATGGAGAAACTCGGACAAAAGTATAAAATTGCATTGAAGATTATCAAAGATCCCCGCTTTGAGAGAATTCACTGTATGCACAAAGGAACCTATGCCGACGACTGTCTCGTCAATAGAGTTACCCAG CACAAATGTTACATCGTAGCGACAAACGACAAGGATCTTAAGAGACGAATAAGGAAAATACCGGGTGTACCGATAATGTATGTCTCTCAGCATCGCTATACCATTGAAAGAATGCCCGACGCTTATGGGGCACCTAAAACTTAA